The following proteins are encoded in a genomic region of Oncorhynchus keta strain PuntledgeMale-10-30-2019 chromosome 35, Oket_V2, whole genome shotgun sequence:
- the LOC118368850 gene encoding erythropoietin-like isoform X2 produces MELPPRLFTLLLMLLEWTRPGLPSPLRPICDLRVLKHFIEEARDAQAAMLTCKEGCGLPEPVTVPQTKVDFSIWERKNALEQAQEVQSGLWLLNQAIGSLRASVTNTALQSHIDNSLINIFRIGKVLRSLNIQECNPPAGGVSGGEETWRVSSASELLQVHVNFLRGKLQLLLSNAPICH; encoded by the exons ATGGAGTTGCCACCCA gactcTTTACATTGCTGCTGATGCTGTTGGAGTGGACCAGACCAGGCCTACCATCCCCCCTGCGGCCGATCTGTGACCTGCGGGTCCTAAAACACTTCATTGAAGAGGCCAGAGATGCCCAAGCAGCCATG cTGACTTGTAAAGAAGGATGTGGTCTTCCAGAGCCCGTCACTGTTCCCCAAACCAAAGTAGACTTCAGCATCTGGGAGAGGAAAAAT GCACTGGAGCAAGCTCAGGAGGTACAGTCTGGCCTGTGGCTGTTAAACCAGGCCATTGGCTCGCTACGAGCCTCCGTCACCAACACAGCGTTGCAAAGCCACATAGACAACAGCCTCATAAACATCTTCAGAATAGGAAAGGTGCTGCGCAGCCTCAACATCCAG GAGTGCAACCCTCCAGCAGGAGGagtgtctggaggagaggagacatggcgGGTGTCGTCTGCTTCAGAGCTGCTTCAGGTCCACGTCAACTTCCTGCGAGGCAAGCTGCAGCTCTTACTGTCCAACGCGCCCATCTGCCACTAG
- the LOC118368850 gene encoding erythropoietin-like isoform X1 yields MFHNSSRGLFTLLLMLLEWTRPGLPSPLRPICDLRVLKHFIEEARDAQAAMLTCKEGCGLPEPVTVPQTKVDFSIWERKNALEQAQEVQSGLWLLNQAIGSLRASVTNTALQSHIDNSLINIFRIGKVLRSLNIQECNPPAGGVSGGEETWRVSSASELLQVHVNFLRGKLQLLLSNAPICH; encoded by the exons ATGTTCCACAATTCAAGTCGAG gactcTTTACATTGCTGCTGATGCTGTTGGAGTGGACCAGACCAGGCCTACCATCCCCCCTGCGGCCGATCTGTGACCTGCGGGTCCTAAAACACTTCATTGAAGAGGCCAGAGATGCCCAAGCAGCCATG cTGACTTGTAAAGAAGGATGTGGTCTTCCAGAGCCCGTCACTGTTCCCCAAACCAAAGTAGACTTCAGCATCTGGGAGAGGAAAAAT GCACTGGAGCAAGCTCAGGAGGTACAGTCTGGCCTGTGGCTGTTAAACCAGGCCATTGGCTCGCTACGAGCCTCCGTCACCAACACAGCGTTGCAAAGCCACATAGACAACAGCCTCATAAACATCTTCAGAATAGGAAAGGTGCTGCGCAGCCTCAACATCCAG GAGTGCAACCCTCCAGCAGGAGGagtgtctggaggagaggagacatggcgGGTGTCGTCTGCTTCAGAGCTGCTTCAGGTCCACGTCAACTTCCTGCGAGGCAAGCTGCAGCTCTTACTGTCCAACGCGCCCATCTGCCACTAG
- the LOC118368850 gene encoding erythropoietin-like isoform X3, whose amino-acid sequence MLLEWTRPGLPSPLRPICDLRVLKHFIEEARDAQAAMLTCKEGCGLPEPVTVPQTKVDFSIWERKNALEQAQEVQSGLWLLNQAIGSLRASVTNTALQSHIDNSLINIFRIGKVLRSLNIQECNPPAGGVSGGEETWRVSSASELLQVHVNFLRGKLQLLLSNAPICH is encoded by the exons ATGCTGTTGGAGTGGACCAGACCAGGCCTACCATCCCCCCTGCGGCCGATCTGTGACCTGCGGGTCCTAAAACACTTCATTGAAGAGGCCAGAGATGCCCAAGCAGCCATG cTGACTTGTAAAGAAGGATGTGGTCTTCCAGAGCCCGTCACTGTTCCCCAAACCAAAGTAGACTTCAGCATCTGGGAGAGGAAAAAT GCACTGGAGCAAGCTCAGGAGGTACAGTCTGGCCTGTGGCTGTTAAACCAGGCCATTGGCTCGCTACGAGCCTCCGTCACCAACACAGCGTTGCAAAGCCACATAGACAACAGCCTCATAAACATCTTCAGAATAGGAAAGGTGCTGCGCAGCCTCAACATCCAG GAGTGCAACCCTCCAGCAGGAGGagtgtctggaggagaggagacatggcgGGTGTCGTCTGCTTCAGAGCTGCTTCAGGTCCACGTCAACTTCCTGCGAGGCAAGCTGCAGCTCTTACTGTCCAACGCGCCCATCTGCCACTAG